From Vitis vinifera cultivar Pinot Noir 40024 chromosome 14, ASM3070453v1, a single genomic window includes:
- the LOC100263443 gene encoding chalcone synthase has translation MVSVAEIRKAQRAEGPATVLAIGTATPANCVYQADYPDYYFRITNSEHMTELKEKFKRMCEKSMINKRYMHLTEEILKENPNVCAYMAPSLDARQDMVVVEVPKLGKEAAAKAIKEWGQPKSKITHLVFCTTSGVDMPGADYQLTKLLGLKPSVKRLMMYQQGCFAGGTVLRLAKDLAENNAGSRVLVVCSEITAVTFRGPSDTHLDSLVGQALFGDGAAAVIIGADPDTKIERPLFELVSAAQTILPDSEGAIDGHLREVGLTFHLLKDVPGLISKNIEKSLVEAFTPIGISDWNSLFWIAHPGGPAILDQVELKLGLKEEKLRATRHVLSEYGNMSSACVLFILDEMRKKSIEEGKGSTGEGLEWGVLFGFGPGLTVETVVLHSVSAPAAH, from the exons ATGGTGTCAGTTGCGGAAATTAGAAAGGCCCAGAGAGCTGAGGGTCCCGCCACGGTTCTGGCTATTGGCACGGCCACTCCGGCCAACTGCGTCTACCAGGCAGACTACCCGGATTACTACTTCCGGATCACCAACAGTGAGCACATGACCGAGTTGAAGGAGAAGTTCAAGCGCATGT GTGAAAAATCCATGATAAACAAACGCTACATGCACCTCACTGAAGAAATTCTCAAGGAGAACCCCAACGTCTGTGCCTACATGGCCCCATCTCTTGATGCCCGTCAAgacatggtggtggttgaagtACCAAAGCTTGGCAAGGAAGCTGCTGCCAAGGCCATCAAAGAATGGGGCCAGCCCAAATCCAAGATCACCCACCTTGTCTTCTGCACCACCTCCGGTGTTGACATGCCCGGTGCTGACTATCAACTCACCAAGCTGCTAGGCCTCAAACCCTCCGTCAAGAGGCTGATGATGTACCAACAGGGCTGCTTTGCCGGTGGCACCGTCCTCCGCCTTGCCAAGGATCTCGCCGAGAACAACGCCGGCTCTCGTGTTCTGGTCGTCTGCTCTGAAATCACAGCTGTCACTTTCCGAGGCCCGTCTGACACCCACTTGGACTCCCTCGTGGGTCAGGCACTTTTCGGTGATGGTGCAGCTGCCGTTATCATTGGCGCAGACCCGGATACCAAAATTGAACGCCCACTGTTCGAGCTCGTCTCCGCGGCTCAGACCATCCTCCCTGACTCCGAAGGAGCAATCGACGGACACTTGCGTGAAGTGGGCCTCACCTTTCATTTACTGAAAGACGTCCCAGGGTTGATTTCCAAGAACATAGAAAAGAGCTTGGTGGAAGCCTTCACTCCGATAGGCATCAGCGACTGGAACTCCTTGTTCTGGATAGCTCACCCCGGCGGCCCAGCAATTTTAGACCAGGTTGAGTTAAAGCTGGGTCTGAAGGAAGAGAAACTGAGAGCAACTCGGCACGTTCTGAGCGAGTATGGGAACATGTCGAGTGCATGCGTGTTGTTTATCCTGGACGAAATGAGGAAAAAGTCAATTGAAGAAGGGAAAGGCAGCACAGGTGAAGGGTTGGAATGGGGGGTACTGTTTGGATTCGGACCAGGTCTCACGGTTGAGACTGTTGTCTTGCACAGTGTGTCTGCACCAGCGGCTCACTGA